In Myxocyprinus asiaticus isolate MX2 ecotype Aquarium Trade chromosome 32, UBuf_Myxa_2, whole genome shotgun sequence, one genomic interval encodes:
- the LOC127423223 gene encoding uncharacterized protein LOC127423223, which translates to MEIMTVSTTFSSDPCYDYNILDDYWRDIRQNIYQYYGYDDTHVEWSGWYRLFLNGESAQMSEWCLSGMGCGGYTGLYLNGSHPRLEDGVVTREVMGTYMYGWYYSNQCGNYRSNSIQVKACPGDYYVYKLVKPDVSINMPTYCAVAFKSISNDPCYNYESLDRPWRANNESGLYIGDASFSWNGWYRLFNNEMNIQMPESCVSSSSCNSYPSLWLNGPHPQIEDGVVTREVCGATYWSECCYYKTQPIRVKACSGNYYVYELVKPQYWYAGYCTDVSTISQTVSSTSPAMITGSSITLVDPCYNYNTLDNYWRDTHNYWYMYGYLSGYDDTRVEWDGWYRLFINGSSAQMPEWCVTYMSCGGYSALWLGGSHPHIEDGVVTREIYGSVNDQCNNYRSKPIQVKACPGNYYVYKFTRPKLSIPAPVYCAVSYTTPSVDPCYNYTSLDESWRATDNPYYNNYYYYNIMCDYNVNWNGWYRLFYNGQSIQMPDSCVNYGMCGTYYPLWLNGTHPQLEDGVVSRQVCGSDGNNCCGYRSHPIQVKACPGNYYVYEFVRPIYCSAYCADVTSLNNSSYSTTTETILPVGSTPVPITTTGPTPKINYCE; encoded by the exons ATGGAGATTATGACTG TGTCTACAACTTTCAGCTCTGACCCATGCTATGATTATAATATTCTTGATGACTATTGGAGAGACATACGGCAAAATATATACCAATACTATGGATATGATGACACCCATGTTGAATGGAGTGGCTGGTATCGGCTGTTTTTGAATGGAGAAAGTGCTCAAATGTCGGAGTGGTGTTTGAGTGGTATGGGATGTGGTGGTTATACTGGACTGTATCTAAATGGTTCTCATCCACGACTTGAGGATGGAGTGGTGACCCGTGAAGTCATGGGGACTTATATGTATGGGTGGTATTACTCGAACCAGTGTGGCAACTACAGATCCAACTCCATCCAAGTCAAAGCCTGTCCAGGAGATTATTATGTCTATAAACTCGTCAAGCCAGATGTGTCAATCAACATGCCTACATACTGTGCAG TTGCTTTCAAAAGCATCAGTAATGATCCATGTTACAACTATGAGTCTCTGGACCGTCCCTGGAGAGCCAACAATGAAAGTGGCTTGTATATTGGTGATGCATCTTTCTCCTGGAATGGCTGGTATCGGCTTTTCAACAATGAAATGAACATCCAGATGCCAGAGAGCTGTGTTAGTTCATCATCCTGCAATTCATACCCGAGTCTGTGGCTCAATGGTCCTCACCCTCAGATAGAGGATGGAGTTGTGACCAGAGAGGTCTGTGGGGCGACTTATTGGAGTGAATGCTGTTATTACAAGACACAACCCATCAGAGTGAAAGCCTGTTCAGGCAATTATTATGTATATGAACTTGTGAAACCACAATACTGGTATGCGGGATACTGCACAG ATGTTAGCACTATATCACAGACGGTTTCCTCTACAAGTCCAGCTATGATTACTGGATCCAGCATTACCTTGG TAGACCCATGCTATAACTACAACACTCTTGATAACTACTGGAGAGACACACACAATTACTGGTATATGTATGGATATTTATCTGGATATGATGACACTCGTGTAGAATGGGATGGCTGGTATCGACTCTTCATTAATGGATCGAGTGCTCAGATGCCTGAGTGGTGTGTGACTTACATGTCATGTGGAGGTTATAGTGCTCTGTGGCTTGGTGGCTCTCATCCTCATATAGAAGATGGAGTTGTTACTCGGGAAATCTACGGCTCAGTTAATGACCAGTGTAATAACTACAGATCCAAACCCATCCAAGTCAAAGCTTGTCCTggaaattattatgtttacaaatTTACCAGACCAAAACTATCAATCCCAGCTCCTGTATATTGTGCAG TTTCATACACCACACCAAGTGTTGACCCCTGCTACAACTATACCAGTCTGGATGAGTCTTGGAGAGCCACTGACAATCCTTACTATaataactactactactacaatatAATGTGCGATTATAATGTCAACTGGAATGGTTGGTACAGGCTCTTCTACAATGGTCAGAGTATCCAGATGCCagattcatgtgtaaattatggCATGTGTGGCACTTATTACCCGCTGTGGCTCAATGGCACTCACCCTCAGCTGGAAGATGGAGTGGTCAGCCGGCAAGTCTGTGGTTCCGATGGGAATAATTGCTGTGGTTACAGATCTCATCCCATACAAGTCAAAGCCTGTCCTGGAAATTACTATGTTTATGAGTTTGTCCGGCCAATATACTGCTCAGCTTACTGTGCAG ATGTCACAAGTCTCAACAACTCATCATATTCTACAACAACAGAGACAATCCTTCCAGTAGGATCCACTCCTGTGCCCATCACAACCACTG GCCCAACTCCCAAAATCAATTATTGTGAATAA
- the LOC127423350 gene encoding alpha-tectorin-like — MCDTWVSWSGWYRLFIEGQSVQMPDTCVVMWSCGTHAPLWLNGQHPRVEDGEVTRTVCGNWNNDCCFFQSNPIKVKACPGNYYVYEFVTPTACSLAYCAGTGVNIPGTFYPFGTGETVNARSDDGSSSVIYLLQPFIYFGHTHNQIYVNNNGHLTFDAAWYSYSPYQFPAYGGRDLIAPFWTDLDNRGNGFVSYNQYTSGSVLAQATQDINQYFPHLSFSASWVFVATWDRVAYYPYSGTETSFQVVLISNGHLSFILMNYGTISPTQRYIQAGYDTTDSSHHFSITGSLLNNITSLPYSSNVDMPGRWAFRTDYGSRGCQFNDLPVQLGDSFWSDATCQEKCTCTRSGLQCSLEPCTYSQACRPAAFQYSCQNIQRQTCTISGDPHYYTFDNQIFHFQGTCTYVLSEACGNGLPFYRIEGKNEHRGSTHVSWTRMVRVFVYEEEIELVKDHYYEAKVNGTLTATPFTLRNGSIQVYQSGFSLAISTDFGLVVTYDAYSYVTISVPYEYQNSTCGLCGNFNLHPEDDFRSPNGEILISDVDFANSWKAEGDTDPECHDVRCTGLACAVCTTDEMSVYSDTNHCGILGDVSGPFATCHSVLASQTYIENCVYDLCLGQGYQPILCQALNVYAAQCQQQGVQLGQWRHQGFCEIPCPEHSHFESQGTSCPATCSNPSAPINCPLPSQESCICDAGYILSAGQCVPLQDCGCTFEGFYYAKGQSVVLDGDCGRQCVCSSGTMICHQHQCGPAEVCEVHDGVRGCRPISYSTCSVEGLGSYYTFDGLTFRYPGACGLTLARVMGPSQLPYFVLTVEKIPRGLHNFARYLKFEAEGTQVSIEIGEGSNVQVDGQMVGLPINVGSGRIRIFHNSVMGFVLETNFGVTVRADWPHIVRITAPSSYNGTLGGLCGNLNGNTDDEFYSPDGILLDDSRLFADSWRDGSLSAHCEDPADIWEPGHYQNSSQFSEHCNIMARNDGPFAECSRTLDPSQRMLHCIQMLAETGGAKEALCEALRGYTLLCQQNGIAVGEWRSITHCDPQCPPNSHFELCGTSCPESCPSLSFPFLCTLQCQGGCQCNDGNVLNGDRCVPPTGCGCHYAGRYRHPGEQFWHGEQCHSQCVCDGITGNVHCTPSSCSEQEICQVVEGEFGCHPLPHASCSASGDPHYMSFDGAFFDFQGTCRYVLATVCNDSDGLPHFRVDARNEAWQGLSVSITVEVFVNVSGHLVHISKDMYGSSAVEIDGETRNLPILLDSGRVSVYSTGQFIFVTTDYGVSVSYGGSWAVNIIVPANYSGVTCGLCGNFNGQKDDDFMTRSGALVPSADQFGADWKVEDDMSCSNGCGANCPLCQDQTIAQALCEIIKDNQGPLSFCQTSVDPQVYFNDCVFDVCVSGNHNDVLCRSIQSYVSACQLANAIVYPWRENVSCVMTCPENSHYELCGTDCGHTCASSIDASCEHTCSEGCFCDAGFVRSGGLCVPVEQCGCLYDGFYYDIGEQFWDQECSQRCECFAPNDLRCSAYTCPSTMECTVRNGRRGCYSQMSTCTVWGDPHFITFDGALAHFQGTCSYEIAQTCGNVTGDDLAFRVVATNRHRGNMMVSFVSVVDIWLSQHGESMHITIEQNRKVKVDGSDIGTPASMINDLVEVHEEQGFVVMNAFNEFIVHFDGHSTLLVRLSANFYRSVCGMCGNYNGNPADDKALPSGDLAPDDTAFGHSWMSDTSTPGCGASDRIGNADECPFRREYSELCSIITNATGPFQHCHLHVDPAPYYFSCVYDLCLYTPANGMLCSAVQAYETACAMLEIQIPEWRSSLQCPVTDPCAELNCTKDEWCGKKNGVYDCFCNEDHSRPKPDSFDSFETCESSSGSMSLSRCQLFEAGFPAGILHLNEPSCKGTVQNGRVEFYFDNDEHICGTNLLANGTHFIYENFILGAPDSSEGLISRKRILKLAFSCVYPQTQTLSMNMEINPLESIVHRILPAGEGRYQVRMVPYHDAEFSNPFTGSVDAELNQQIFVEVRADGVDNRQFAVVIDTCWATPENDPHHHLRWDLIVRECPNPNDDTVELLQNGVSTSSRFSFRMFVFTANSTKVYLHCAVHLCLLTHSDCSAPCYPGYHQRVGRSLDFHDSASISMGPLVMSERNSDIWAPEKVKASRASGLCGSLIILLLSLLSALSIF, encoded by the exons ATGTGTGACACTTGGGTCAGCTGGAGCGGCTGGTACCGTCTCTTCATTGAGGGTCAGAGCGTTCAGATGCCAGACACATGTGTTGTTATGTGGAGCTGTGGAACTCATGCCCCACTGTGGCTAAACGGTCAACACCCAAGAGTTGAGGATGGAGAGGTCACCCGGACTGTGTGCGGTAACTGGAACAATGACTGCTGTTTTTTCCAATCCAATCCCATTAAAGTCAAAGCCTGCCCTggaaattattatgtctatgagTTTGTGACACCAACTGCCTGTAGTTTGGCATACTGTGCAG GCACTGGTGTCAATATCCCAGGCACATTTTATCCATTTGGAACTGGAGAAACAGTGAATGCACGCAGTGATGATGGAAGTTCATCAGTGATTTACCTCCTGCAACCGTTTATATattttggacacacacacaaccaaattTAT GTCAACAACAATGGGCACTTGACATTTGATGCGGCATGGTACAGCTACTCTCCATACCAGTTCCCAGCTTATGGTGGGAGAGACCTCATTGCTCCATTCTGGACAGATCTTGACAACCGTGGGAATGGGTTTGTCTCATATAATCAGTACACCTCTGGCAGTGTCCTTGCACAGGCCACACAAGATATAAACCAATACTTCCCTCACCTGAGCTTCTCTGCTTCATGGGTCTTTGTTGCAACGTGGGACAGAGTTGCATACTACCCATATTCAGGAACA gAAACATCTTTCCAAGTGGTTTTGATTTCAAATGGCCAtctctcatttattttaatgaactaTGGTACAATTTCTCCAACACAACGATACATACAG GCTGGTTATGACACCACAGACTCAAGCCACCATTTCTCAATAACCGGATCACTCCTGAATAACATCACAAGTCTACCATACAGCAGCAATGTTGATATGCCAGGCAGATGGGCCTTCAGAACAGATTATGGATCACGGGGTTGTCAGTTTAATG ATTTACCAGTGCAACTAGGAGACTCTTTCTGGAGTGATGCCACCTGTCAGGAGAAATGCACCTGTACCAGAAGTGGCCTCCAGTGCAGCCTGGAGCCCTGCACTTATTCCCAAGCCTGCCGTCCAGCTGCTTTCCAATACTCTTGTCAGAACATTCAACGACAAACCTGCACCATCTCCGGTGATCCACACTACTACACTTTTGACAATCAGATTTTTCACTTTCAAGGAACTTGCACCTATGTTCTGTCTGAG GCTTGTGGAAATGGTTTGCCGTTTTATCGCATTGAAGGCAAAAATGAACACCGGGGTAGTACACATGTGTCATGGACTCGAATGGTCAGAGTGTTTGTCTATGAAGAAGAAATTGAGCTTGTCAAAGATCATTATTATGAGGCAAAG GTTAATGGGACACTCACAGCAACACCATTCACCCTCCGCAATGGCTCCATCCAAGTCTATCAGTCAGGTTTTTCCTTGGCCATCAGCACCGATTTTGGTCTGGTAGTTACATATGATGCATATAGCTATGTCACCATTTCTGTACCTTATGAGTACCAAAATTCTACATGTGGTCTTTGTGGGAACTTTAACCTGCATCCTGAAGATGACTTCCGTTCACCCAATGGTGAGATCCTTATCTCTGATGTTGACTTTGCCAACTCTTGGAAGGCAGAAGGGGACACAGATCCTGAATGCCATGATGTCAGGTGCACAGGTCTGGCTTGTGCAGTGTGTACCACAGATGAAATGAGTGTTTACAGTGACACAAACCACTGTGGGATCCTGGGAGATGTTTCTGGCCCTTTTGCTACTTGCCACTCAGTGCTTGCATCACAGACCTACATAGAGAACTGTGTCTATGATCTCTGCTTAGGACAAGGGTACCAGCCCATTCTGTGCCAGGCTCTCAATGTGTATGCTGCTCAGTGCCAGCAGCAGGGTGTACAACTAGGGCAGTGGAGACATCAGGGCTTTTGTG AGATTCCGTGCCCTGAGCACAGCCACTTTGAGTCCCAAGGAACAAGTTGCCCTGCAACCTGTAGCAATCCATCGGCTCCAATAAACTGTCCCTTGCCCAGTCAGGAGAGTTGTATCTGTGATGCTGGGTACATCCTCAGTGCTGGGCAATGTGTGCCTCTACAAGACTGTGGCTGTACCTTTGAGGGTTTCTATTATGCAAAGGGGCAGTCAGTAGTTTTGGACGGGGACTGTGGAAGGCAATGTGTTTGCAGTAGTGGGACAATGATCTGCCATCAGCACCAGTGTGGACCTGCAGAGGTGTGTGAAGTCCATGATGGTGTGCGGGGATGCAGACCCATCAGCTATTCCACATGTTCAGTTGAAGGCCTGGGGTCATATTACACCTTTGATGGACTAACTTTCAGATATCCGGGAGCCTGTGGACTGACCCTAGCAAGGGTAATGGGGCCATCCCAACTACCCTACTTTGTTTTGACAGTGGAAAAAATTCCCAGAGGCCTTCACAACTTTGCCAGGTACCTGAAGTTTGAGGCAGAAGGAACTCAGGTTTCCATAGAAATTGGAGAAGGTAGTAATGTACAG GTGGATGGACAGATGGTTGGTCTGCCCATCAATGTTGGTTCTGGTCGGATTCGAATCTTTCACAACAGTGTGATGGGGTTTGTTTTGGAAACAAACTTTGGGGTGACTGTTAGAGCTGACTGGCCGCACATTGTCCGAATCACGGCGCCAAGCTCTTACAATGGAACACTTGGAGGTCTATGTGGGAACTTGAATGGAAACACTGATGATGAGTTTTACAGTCCAGATGGTATCTTGTTGGATGACTCTCGATTGTTTGCGGACAGCTGGCGGGATGGGTCTCTGTCAGCCCACTGTGAGGACCCAGCTGACATCTGGGAACCAGGACATTATCAGAACAGCAGCCAATTTAGTGAGCACTGCAACATCATGGCCAGGAATGATGGACCATTTGCTGAGTGCAGCAGAACATTAGACCCTTCTCAAAGGATGCTACATTGCATTCAGATGCTGGCTGAGACAGGGGGTGCCAAGGAGGCCCTATGCGAGGCCTTGCGAGGCTACACGCTTCTCTGCCAACAGAATGGCATTGCAGTTGGAGAGTGGAGGAGTATCACCCACTGTG ATCCTCAATGTCCACCAAATTCCCATTTCGAATTGTGTGGCACTTCTTGTCCTGAATCCTGCCCTAGCCTCTCATTTCCTTTTCTGTGCACTCTGCAATGCCAGGGGGGATGCCAGTGTAATGATGGAAATGTCCTAAATGGAGATCGCTGTGTGCCCCCAACGGGTTGTGGTTGCCACTATGCTGGGCGCTATCGGCATCCTGGAGAGCAGTTTTGGCATGGTGAACAGTGCCACTCGCAGTGTGTCTGTGATGGTATCACTGGGAATGTCCATTGCACACCATCATCTTGCAGTGAGCAGGAAATCTGTCAAGTGGTCGAGGGAGAGTTCGGCTGCCATCCCCTTCCACATGCTAGTTGTTCTGCTTCAGGAGACCCCCATTATATGTCCTTTGATGGAGCCTTCTTTGATTTTCAAGGCACATGCCGATATGTGCTAGCTACAGTATGTAATGACAGTGATGGGCTTCCACACTTCCGGGTGGATGCAAGAAATGAGGCTTGGCAGGGACTCTCAGTGTCAATTACAGTTGAAGTTTTTGTCAATGTCTCTGGGCATCTCGTTCACATATCAAAAGACATGTATGGTTCTTCTGCTGTTGAG ATTGATGGAGAGACCAGAAATCTCCCCATTCTACTTGACTCTGGTCGTGTATCTGTCTACTCCACTGGACAGTTCATCTTTGTCACAACTGACTATGGTGTCAGTGTGAGTTATGGTGGTTCCTGGGCAGTGAACATCATTGTACCAGCAAACTACAGTGGAGTTACGTGTGGACTCTGTGGCAACTTTAATGGCCAGAAGGATGATGACTTCATGACTCGTTCAGGTGCTCTGGTACCTTCAGCAGAccagtttggggcagattggaagGTTGAAGATGATATGTCATGCAGTAATGGGTGTGGAGCCAATTGCCCTTTGTGCCAAGATCAGACCATCGCTCAGGCTTTGTGTGAGATTATCAAGGACAATCAGGGCCCCTTAAGCTTCTGCCAAACTTCTGTAGACCCACAAGTATACTTTAATGACTgtgtgtttgatgtgtgtgtttctggGAACCATAATGATGTCTTGTGTCGCTCTATCCAATCCTATGTGAGTGCCTGTCAATTGGCCAATGCCATTGTCTACCCCTGGAGAGAAAATGTGTCATGTG TCATGACCTGCCCTGAAAACAGTCACTATGAGCTCTGTGGTACAGACTGTGGCCATACATGTGCCAGTAGCATTGATGCTAGTTGTGAACACACATGCTCAGAGGGTTGTTTCTGTGATGCTGGATTTGTGAGGAGTGGAGGTCTATGTGTACCAGTGGAGCAATGTGGCTGCTTGTATGATGGATTCTACTACGAT ATTGGTGAACAGTTCTGGGATCAAGAATGTTCCCAACGCTGCGAGTGTTTTGCTCCAAATGATCTGCGCTGCTCTGCATACACCTGCCCATCGACAATGGAGTGTACTGTTAGAAATGGGCGTCGTGGTTGCTACAGTCAAATGTCCACATGCACAGTCTGGGGCGATCCCCACTTCATCACCTTTGATGGTGCTTTGGCCCACTTTCAG GGAACATGTTCGTATGAGATCGCACAGACCTGTGGTAATGTTACCGGAGATGATCTGGCATTCCGTGTGGTGGCCACCAACAGACACCGTGGCAACATGATGGTGTCATTTGTGTCAGTAGTGGATATTTGGTTGTCTCAGCATGGAGAAAGTATGCATATCACTATTGAGCAGAATAGGAAAGTCAAA GTTGATGGCAGTGATATTGGCACACCGGCTTCAATGATCAATGATCTTGTAGAGGTACATGAGGAGCAGGGATTTGTGGTCATGAATGCATTCAATGAGTTCATTGTCCATTTTGATGGCCATAGCACCCTCCTAGTCAGACTGAGCGCAAATTTCTATAGATCTGTATGTGGAATGTGTGGTAATTATAATGGCAATCCTGCGGATGATAAAGCACTGCCCAGTGGAGACCTTGCTCCTGATGACACTGCCTTCGGCCACAGCTGGATGTCAGACACCAGCACCCCAGG TTGTGGTGCAAGTGACCGGATCGGTAATGCTGATGAGTGTCCATTCAGACGGGAGTATTCTGAGCTTTGTAGCATTATCACCAACGCCACTGGACCTTTCCAACATTGTCACCTTCATGTAGACCCTGCTCCTTACTACTTCTCCTGTGTGTATGACTTGTGTCTCTACACACCTGCCAATGGCATGTTGTGTTCTGCTGTTCAGGCCTATGAGACGGCTTGTGCAATGTTGGAGATACAGATCCCAGAATGGCGCTCGAGTCTGCAGTGCC CTGTGACAGATCCCTGTGCTGAACTCAACTGTACTAAAGATGAATGGTGTGGGAAGAAAAATGGTGTTTATGACTGTTTCTGCAATGAGGATCATTCCAGACCTAAACCTGACTCTTTTG attccTTTGAAACCTGTGAAAGCAGCTCTGGCTCTATGTCTCTGTCTCGCTGTCAGCTTTTTGAGGCTGGTTTTCCAGCTGGCATCTTACACCTCAATGAGCCCAGTTGCAAAGGAACAGTCCAGAATGGCAGGGTGGAGTTCTATTTTGATAATGATGAGCACATCTGTGGGACAAATCTTCTG GCCAATGGCACCCACTTCATCTATGAGAACTTTATTCTGGGGGCACCAGACTCATCTGAAGGTCTCATCAGCAGGAAGAGAATCCTGAAGCTAGCTTTCAGCTGTGTATACCCACAAACCCAAACTCTCTCAATGAATATGGAAATCAACCCACTGGAGAG CATTGTGCACCGAATACTTCCAGCTGGTGAAGGCAGATATCAGGTCAGGATGGTTCCATATCACGATGCAGAGTTCTCCAACCCCTTCACTGGTAGTGTGGATGCTGAACTGAACCAGCAGATTTTTGTGGAAGTTCGTGCTGATGGGGTTGATAACCGTCAGTTTGCTGTGGTGATTGACACGTGTTGGGCTACACCTGAGAATGATCCACATCACCATCTCCGCTGGGACCTCATCGTTAGAGA GTGTCCCAATCCAAATGATGACACAGTGGAGCTGCTGCAGAATGGAGTCTCCACATCAAGCCGTTTCTCTTTCAGGATGTTTGTGTTTACTGCAAACTCCACTAAGGTTTACCTGCACTGTGCTGTTCACCTGTGCCTTCTGACACATAGTGACTGCTCAGCG CCTTGTTACCCTGGATACCACCAGAGAGTGGGCAGATCTCTAGACTTCCATGACAGTGCTTCCATATCCATGGGCCCTCTGGTCATGTCTGAAAGGAACTCAG ATATATGGGCTCCAGAAAAAGTGAAAGCGTCCAGGGCTTCTGGTCTCTGCGGTTCCTTGATAATATTGCTTCTTTCGCTCCTGAGTGCTCTTTCCATCTTCTAG